One segment of Leptospirillum ferrooxidans C2-3 DNA contains the following:
- a CDS encoding FliI/YscN family ATPase: MSVPEGGILTRKIEGILSGWTEQLSFFDPVVEGGVVVQGVGLTLEVRGLDLGIGELCEIRGDRPIPAEVIGFREGRSLLMPLGDLRGVRPGTRVIRKESRPVVRVSDRFLGRVLDPMGRAIDGGADPSGERSMALYGEPINPMGRRRISHVLDLGIRSVNSFLTIGQGQKIGVFAGAGVGKSMLLGMLSKDAKVDVTVIALIGERGREVREFIERDLGEDGLAKAVLVASTGDQSPLLRIRGALMAMSIAEYFRDQGKSVLFVMDSLTRFAMALREVGLAAGEPPTTRGYTPSVFAQLPRFLERSGCVDGDGSITGIYTVLVEGGDMPSDPLSEALAAILDGHVILSREMASEGIYPAIDLLESRSRVMNDIVDEEHRAMVREFLRLYALYRKSEDLIRIGAYVPGSDADLDRAVYLYPRMRDFLEQDRNERYSFEESLETLRSLLAG, translated from the coding sequence ATGAGCGTCCCTGAAGGCGGGATTCTCACCAGGAAGATTGAAGGGATCCTTTCCGGCTGGACGGAACAGCTTTCGTTTTTCGATCCTGTTGTCGAAGGCGGTGTTGTCGTTCAGGGGGTGGGTTTGACGCTTGAAGTCCGCGGTCTTGATCTTGGGATCGGAGAGCTCTGTGAAATCAGGGGAGACAGGCCGATTCCCGCTGAGGTCATCGGGTTCAGGGAAGGACGGAGTCTACTGATGCCCCTTGGCGACTTGCGGGGAGTCCGTCCGGGCACAAGGGTCATCCGGAAGGAATCCCGCCCTGTCGTCCGTGTTTCAGACCGTTTTCTCGGCAGGGTTCTGGATCCGATGGGGCGGGCCATCGATGGGGGTGCCGATCCTTCCGGGGAAAGGTCCATGGCTCTGTACGGGGAACCTATCAACCCAATGGGGAGAAGAAGGATCAGCCATGTTCTGGATCTGGGAATCCGGTCGGTCAACTCTTTCCTGACGATTGGCCAGGGACAGAAAATTGGTGTTTTTGCCGGGGCAGGCGTGGGAAAGAGCATGCTTCTGGGAATGCTTTCGAAAGACGCGAAGGTCGATGTAACGGTCATTGCCCTCATCGGTGAACGAGGGCGCGAAGTCCGGGAATTCATAGAGAGGGATCTCGGGGAGGATGGCCTTGCCAAGGCGGTTTTGGTGGCGTCAACGGGGGATCAGTCGCCCCTTTTGAGAATTCGCGGGGCATTGATGGCGATGAGCATCGCCGAGTATTTTCGGGATCAGGGCAAATCCGTCCTTTTTGTCATGGACTCCCTGACCCGCTTCGCGATGGCTCTCAGGGAGGTTGGTCTTGCTGCAGGCGAGCCACCGACAACCCGGGGCTATACACCATCGGTTTTTGCCCAGCTCCCCCGATTCCTGGAACGTTCGGGCTGTGTCGACGGGGATGGTTCGATCACGGGGATTTACACGGTTCTCGTGGAAGGTGGTGATATGCCATCGGATCCCCTGTCCGAAGCGCTCGCGGCCATCCTTGACGGACATGTCATTTTATCGAGAGAGATGGCCTCAGAAGGAATCTATCCCGCAATAGACCTCCTTGAAAGCCGATCCCGGGTCATGAACGATATTGTGGATGAAGAGCACCGGGCAATGGTCCGGGAGTTTCTCAGGCTATATGCGCTCTACCGGAAGTCGGAGGATCTGATCCGGATAGGTGCTTATGTTCCCGGATCGGACGCTGATCTCGACAGGGCGGTCTATCTTTATCCGAGGATGAGGGACTTCCTGGAGCAGGATCGCAATGAGAGATACTCCTTCGAAGAATCCCTTGAAACACTCAGATCCCTTTTGGCCGGGTAA
- a CDS encoding flagellar export protein FliJ, with amino-acid sequence MAFPSRYESLRKLKEISVRKSEQLFMEALGILEHNRMLLKKLDSKRVQSVASISGQEGSFAQTVSWRALCYDYVNAVSEEIQRVEEEISKIEIELSRRRCHWQEATKELKKVEHLMEIELQGQKDLEARREERVKDDLQMSRWGKASNFQPVSLSLEKGQDGR; translated from the coding sequence ATGGCATTTCCCTCGAGATATGAATCCCTTCGGAAATTGAAGGAGATTTCGGTCAGGAAGTCTGAGCAGTTGTTCATGGAGGCTCTCGGTATTCTCGAGCACAATCGAATGCTGCTCAAGAAACTTGACTCCAAGCGGGTTCAGAGTGTTGCCTCCATTTCCGGTCAGGAAGGCTCATTTGCACAGACTGTTTCCTGGCGGGCCCTTTGCTATGACTATGTCAATGCTGTCAGCGAGGAAATTCAGAGGGTGGAGGAAGAAATCTCAAAAATAGAGATTGAGCTTTCCCGAAGACGGTGCCATTGGCAGGAGGCAACGAAGGAGCTGAAAAAAGTCGAACATTTGATGGAGATAGAGCTTCAGGGCCAAAAAGATCTGGAGGCCCGGCGTGAGGAAAGGGTCAAGGACGATCTTCAGATGTCCCGCTGGGGAAAGGCTTCCAATTTCCAGCCGGTTTCCCTGTCTCTGGAAAAAGGGCAGGACGGTCGGTGA
- a CDS encoding MotE family protein, which yields MKICRGVFGGVRVLTILVLCFSMSGRLLAAPSAQGPAPTSSSSDAGKGEETRLLEMRQDLEAEIQKNQALVDQIKKDREFEKKLKTAKIRNLTTIYEKMAPRTAASQVNMMSDDLALLLIAGMNPRKASRIMQYVDPKVAIRISLELSGLKSKSGASKNSTGALP from the coding sequence GTGAAGATCTGTCGGGGAGTTTTCGGGGGCGTCAGGGTTCTGACGATTCTTGTGCTTTGTTTTTCAATGTCTGGCCGGTTATTGGCCGCCCCGTCAGCTCAGGGACCAGCTCCGACGTCCTCATCTTCCGATGCGGGGAAGGGTGAGGAAACAAGACTTCTTGAGATGCGCCAGGATCTTGAAGCGGAGATCCAGAAAAATCAGGCGCTGGTGGATCAGATCAAGAAAGACAGGGAGTTTGAGAAAAAGCTGAAGACGGCAAAAATCCGGAACTTGACGACCATATATGAAAAAATGGCCCCACGGACGGCGGCCTCCCAGGTCAACATGATGTCCGATGATCTGGCGTTACTACTGATTGCCGGGATGAACCCAAGGAAGGCTTCCCGAATCATGCAGTATGTGGATCCAAAGGTGGCGATCCGTATCTCTCTTGAACTGTCAGGGCTGAAGTCCAAGAGCGGCGCCAGCAAAAATTCCACCGGGGCCTTGCCCTGA
- a CDS encoding flagellar hook-length control protein FliK: MSKIVSLFAPPVGAGKPVSGSSGKKGVKTDSLVKEEPLSLGEAVSGKPLRKKKKSFMDHLLFHGEALSPPPASPNVSGPAKKVGSGKMDRSIPLLPDSPGVSFRSSSPHIPKTASVNETSIPYPSHVVKNSGGEIPNLPAGEAPGQKVPFHDNISDALMAAPVSEAPTAKKGVFIKPVPESGRKVTSGSREIGSSQPSPSELLSRTSVMGEGQIPEKPSETLTGEPFLHRRDSSLSGPLSPQTKSADDAGGKMSGDGVRSKSPLPERDPSAIQMTDSGETPPKTAFEDKPFKRESSLLPEPKMVLPSSGESSVSDNGEKGKGASGEFSPDMTKTPEGKGGPSGTSAGPVLATLPLTAPDSLQPAVSDQPTIDQRELVSRVITTARHGGGEISLRVHPPALGPIRIQVHVDPKTREVEVKLFARDESVGDLLRSKSQDLKGALSREGFTMHQFHVEGGGGDLAASSLPMASSGFSQGGDSSSGQPSGSSQGNGAFLTSGTGGGSPGFAQGGDGSRERSTGMPHAVPGAPVTEETPFHTPSERLSAADLSGFHRVV; encoded by the coding sequence ATGTCAAAAATTGTTTCTTTGTTTGCTCCGCCAGTCGGGGCAGGAAAGCCCGTTTCAGGATCTTCCGGAAAAAAGGGGGTGAAGACGGACTCCCTGGTAAAAGAGGAGCCCCTGTCCCTTGGAGAGGCTGTTTCAGGAAAACCCCTCCGGAAGAAAAAGAAATCCTTTATGGATCATTTGCTGTTTCATGGAGAGGCCCTTTCTCCTCCCCCCGCATCTCCCAACGTATCCGGACCAGCCAAAAAGGTGGGTTCCGGGAAAATGGATCGGTCCATACCGCTCCTACCGGATTCTCCCGGTGTCTCTTTCAGAAGCTCTTCCCCGCATATTCCAAAGACGGCTTCTGTGAACGAGACATCTATCCCTTATCCGTCTCATGTCGTGAAAAATTCCGGGGGGGAAATTCCGAATCTACCGGCGGGAGAAGCCCCCGGGCAAAAAGTCCCGTTTCATGACAATATTTCGGATGCCTTGATGGCTGCTCCCGTTTCCGAAGCTCCGACGGCAAAAAAAGGGGTCTTTATCAAACCTGTTCCCGAGTCAGGGAGAAAAGTCACTTCCGGATCGCGGGAAATCGGTAGCTCTCAACCTTCTCCTTCGGAGCTCCTTTCCCGGACATCTGTCATGGGAGAGGGGCAGATTCCGGAAAAGCCTTCTGAGACTTTAACGGGGGAACCCTTTTTACACCGGAGAGACTCTTCTCTTTCAGGGCCGTTATCCCCCCAAACAAAATCGGCTGATGATGCTGGTGGAAAAATGTCCGGTGACGGGGTGCGTTCGAAGTCTCCCTTACCTGAACGGGATCCTTCGGCCATTCAGATGACCGATTCCGGAGAGACTCCTCCCAAGACGGCATTTGAGGACAAACCGTTCAAACGGGAATCCTCCCTTCTGCCCGAGCCCAAAATGGTTTTACCTTCTTCAGGCGAATCCTCTGTTTCGGATAATGGGGAGAAAGGGAAGGGTGCTTCAGGTGAGTTTTCTCCGGATATGACGAAGACTCCGGAAGGAAAAGGTGGTCCATCGGGAACATCTGCCGGTCCTGTGTTGGCGACTCTTCCCCTGACTGCGCCGGATTCCCTTCAACCGGCTGTTTCCGACCAACCTACGATCGATCAGCGGGAATTGGTTTCCCGGGTCATTACCACGGCAAGGCATGGGGGTGGCGAGATTTCCCTTCGTGTCCATCCTCCCGCTCTTGGGCCAATCCGGATACAGGTGCATGTTGATCCCAAGACCCGCGAGGTGGAGGTCAAGCTTTTCGCCAGGGACGAATCTGTCGGGGATCTTTTGAGGAGCAAGAGCCAGGACCTGAAGGGGGCGCTCTCCAGGGAGGGTTTTACAATGCACCAGTTTCATGTCGAAGGGGGAGGAGGGGATCTCGCGGCGTCTTCCCTTCCGATGGCTTCTTCAGGATTTTCCCAGGGAGGTGACTCTTCTTCCGGGCAGCCCTCAGGATCTTCTCAGGGAAATGGCGCTTTTTTGACCTCCGGTACGGGAGGGGGGTCCCCAGGATTTGCTCAGGGTGGTGATGGCAGCAGGGAGCGTTCAACCGGGATGCCTCATGCGGTTCCAGGGGCACCTGTCACCGAAGAGACCCCCTTTCATACGCCATCCGAAAGGTTGTCCGCAGCTGATCTGTCCGGGTTTCACAGGGTTGTCTGA
- a CDS encoding flagellar hook assembly protein FlgD, whose protein sequence is MIINSKSSNIDEIRKMSEKRLAPKSPPPPTKKLGMGDFLHLMISQLQYQDPMHPLNNTKFAAQLAQFSQLDQLTRLNKGVGAIGKDTGDANKIGMVGFLGQEVTVSGNGFHFDAKDSARMTFTLDGAIASGSVRVFDASHHLVRTLSMKPALAGTHSIEWDGVTNHGSMASPGNYSFEVEAKDGRHRPVSANPVETGVVTGVLFKDGAPILEVGGREIALKDVSHVGKPPGHKMQSPPAGSPVLPVAANPASVLPVKSPEGHIPPSASPPVATGRGPVQAISVNKKA, encoded by the coding sequence ATGATCATCAATTCAAAAAGCTCAAACATAGACGAGATTCGCAAGATGTCCGAGAAGCGTCTGGCTCCAAAATCACCGCCGCCTCCGACGAAAAAGCTTGGAATGGGAGATTTTCTCCATCTGATGATTTCCCAGCTGCAATATCAGGATCCGATGCATCCCCTGAACAATACCAAATTTGCCGCCCAGCTGGCGCAATTTTCCCAGCTCGATCAGCTGACCCGCCTGAACAAGGGGGTGGGAGCGATCGGAAAGGATACAGGAGATGCCAACAAGATCGGTATGGTGGGATTTTTGGGTCAGGAAGTCACCGTTTCCGGGAACGGTTTCCATTTTGATGCCAAGGATTCCGCCCGGATGACCTTTACTCTGGACGGAGCCATTGCATCCGGATCTGTTCGCGTCTTTGACGCGTCGCATCATCTGGTCCGGACACTCTCCATGAAGCCTGCTCTGGCCGGTACACACTCGATCGAGTGGGACGGAGTCACCAATCATGGATCGATGGCTAGTCCCGGCAATTATTCATTTGAAGTTGAGGCCAAGGATGGTCGTCACCGGCCTGTTTCCGCAAATCCAGTGGAAACGGGTGTCGTAACAGGAGTGCTCTTTAAGGATGGCGCTCCGATCCTTGAGGTTGGCGGCAGGGAAATCGCCCTCAAGGATGTCTCGCATGTAGGCAAACCTCCTGGCCACAAGATGCAATCACCTCCGGCTGGGTCACCGGTTCTTCCGGTGGCCGCAAACCCGGCATCTGTCCTGCCGGTGAAGAGTCCGGAGGGACACATTCCCCCATCCGCTTCTCCTCCGGTTGCCACCGGAAGAGGGCCAGTTCAAGCCATTTCGGTAAACAAAAAGGCCTAG